One region of Quercus lobata isolate SW786 chromosome 2, ValleyOak3.0 Primary Assembly, whole genome shotgun sequence genomic DNA includes:
- the LOC115976897 gene encoding uncharacterized protein LOC115976897 isoform X2, which translates to MAKKPDQDPKPSKSNDGDPEESSPTQDETDQEGYSATTILQGANEIESSPTSAEKKKEGKSVTTNLHGENEIGSPPTSAEKKKEGKSVTTILPGSNEVSNKETKNVAASSSPDESPEASTNDATGTGTKRNKQQPKNEKKKPGEGGEESDDSHA; encoded by the exons ATGGCTAAAAAACCGGATCAAGATCCTAAACCATCAAAGTCTAACGATGGTGATCCTGAAGAGTCCTCTCCAACACAAGATGAAACAGACCAGGAAGGGTACAGTGCGACTACAATTCTCCAAGGTGCAAATGAAATCGAATCCTCTCCAACTtcagctgaaaaaaaaaaggaagggaaaagtGTGACTACAAAT CTCCATGGTGAAAATGAAATCGGATCCCCTCCAACTtcagctgaaaaaaaaaaggaagggaaaagtGTGACTACTATTCTCCCTGGTTCAAATGAAGTGTCTAACAAAGAGACCAAGAATGTTGCTGCATCATCGTCACCTGACGAAAGCCCGGAAGCGTCAACTAATGATGCAACTGGAACTGGAACCAAACGCAACAAGCAACagccaaaaaatgaaaagaaaaaaccgGGCGAGGGTGGGGAAGAAAGTGATGACTCACATGCATGA